A section of the Vespa velutina chromosome 6, iVesVel2.1, whole genome shotgun sequence genome encodes:
- the LOC124949850 gene encoding uncharacterized protein LOC124949850 isoform X3: MTINTYFYRNVLLLTQVIPTSNEFKLHFHEGMFDKPNTIGFMHVSQYLLTIYDLERFKKLIQWPVTCKKTEVKYRNNVKDYLNQIANENLDIDFPPILTSYLVRAHGTKFTIIMWKLSIVVLRTYIKKNYDPNIFYAPRLGPTKELIKITLQGINKDMISSVMSHHRNMKKMKETSKIIMAEEKETLANIKQELFENKQSMLNLTSNAPVDSSIKECLANIENTEIIQLWKQNITENLSYIRRKQKIFKDVQILSNKITNMITSIIGGAEILDAQQVVKIHSSTIALLPLSTNIQYLLHHLYINDKLMLRNFIELLNFLLCQAYQCLKKNGLKDLSKCLVQIEASQEDIKSGIKSFQNLRTNIESISNNLKLHFYQKKMNETYQENISALENIVFSSSPVITINTNCRDEGNDVLRRLELTPIEGAHRSLFSRYKRQHGNTNLSVSQLRTNLLVSRINFDDTLSLNNSDKISQAHSYIPKTNLLSTKHTGKYSRLFLSYAKKPVGNCSISSIPHSIKANSTTMTNTEGEIHNMSQFSLRNTTKSFFDLREVIIPEKFNTINQLKSQYVFKETNNLHNDQYEMDNETEDDNLTNIKDNVSINVKDVSKKRRSISDLVQRYKKVLEITKENIGCEN; encoded by the exons atgacaataaacaCGTATTTTTATCGCAATGTACTTCTTTTAACGCAAGTAATTCCAACGAGTAATGAGTTTAAACTACACTTTCATGAG ggaaTGTTTGACAAACCTAATACAATTGGATTTATGCATGTTTCTCAATATTTATTGACAATATATGATTTAGAgcgttttaaaaaattaattcagtGGCCAGTAACATGCAAAAAAACAGAAGtcaaatatcgtaataatgtgaaagattatttaaatcaaatagCAAATGAAAACCTTGATATCGATTTTCCTCCTATTCTTACTTCTTATTTGGTTCGTGCTCATGGtacaaaatttacaattattatgtGGAAACTTTCTATAGTAGTGTTAAGAACTtacattaagaaaaatt ACGAcccaaatattttttatgcacCACGTCTAGGTCCTACAaaagaattgataaaaataactctccaaggaataaataaagatatgatTTCCAGCGTCATGTCTCATcatagaaatatgaaaaaaatgaaagaaacatctaaaattattatggc ggaagaaaaagaaaccttAGCTAATATAAAACAAGAACTTTTTGAAAACAAACAATCCATGTTAAATCTGACATCTAATGCTCCGGTTGACTCGAGCATAAAAGAGTGCTTAGctaatattgaaaatacagaaattatacaat tatggaaacaaaatataactgaaaatttatcatatataagaaggaaacaaaagattttcaaagatGTACAAATTCttagtaataaaattactaaTATGATTACTAGTATAATTGGTGGTGCAGAGATATTAGATGCACAGCAAGTTGTAAAAATACATTCGTCTACAATTGCGCTGCTTCCACTATCAACAAATATACAG TATCTTCTTcatcatttgtatataaatgataaattaatgttacgtaattttattgaattattgaattttttgttGTGCCAAGCATACCAATGCTTAAAGAAAAATGGCTTGAAAGATTTATCTAAGTGCCTTGTACAAATAGAAGCTAGCCAGGAAGATATAAAATCAggaataaaatcatttcaGAATTTAAGAACAAACATAGAaagtatttcaaataatttaaaattacacttttatcaaaaaaaaatgaatgaaaccTATCAAGAAAACATTTCAGCATtggaaaatattgttttttcttcatctccagttataacaattaataccAATTGTCGCGATGAAGGAAATGATGTATTAAGGAGATTAGAACTTACACCAATAGaag gTGCACACAGATCATTATTTTCCAGATATAAACGACAACATGGCAATACTAATTTATCTGTTTCTCAATTGAGAACAAATTTGTTAGTATCACGAATTAATTTTGATGATACTTTGTCTTTaaataatagtgataaaatTTCACAAGCTCACTCGTATATAcctaaaacaaatttattatcaactaAACATACAGGGAAATATTCACGTTTATTTTTGTCATATGCAAAGAAACCCG TAGGTAACTGTAGTATAAGCTCTATACCACATTCTATAAAAGCTAATTCTACTACTATGACAAATACAGAAGGagaaatacataatatgtCACAATTTAGTCTTAGAAATACTACAAAGAGCTTTTTTGATCTTAGAGAAGTAATAATAcctgaaaaatttaatacaataaatcaattaaaatctcAATATGTTTTCAAAGAGACTAACAATTTACATAATGATCAATATGAAATGGATAATGAAACTGAAGATGATAATCTAACCAATATTAAAGACAATGTGTCTATCAATGTTAAAGAcgtatcaaaaaaaagaagatccaTCAGTGATTTAGTACAACGTTATAAAAAAGTATTGGAAATtactaaagaaaatatagggTGTGAGAAttag
- the LOC124949850 gene encoding uncharacterized protein LOC124949850 isoform X1 — protein MTINTYFYRNVLLLTQVIPTSNEFKLHFHEGMFDKPNTIGFMHVSQYLLTIYDLERFKKLIQWPVTCKKTEVKYRNNVKDYLNQIANENLDIDFPPILTSYLVRAHGTKFTIIMWKLSIVVLRTYIKKNYDPNIFYAPRLGPTKELIKITLQGINKDMISSVMSHHRNMKKMKETSKIIMAEEKETLANIKQELFENKQSMLNLTSNAPVDSSIKECLANIENTEIIQLWKQNITENLSYIRRKQKIFKDVQILSNKITNMITSIIGGAEILDAQQVVKIHSSTIALLPLSTNIQYLLHHLYINDKLMLRNFIELLNFLLCQAYQCLKKNGLKDLSKCLVQIEASQEDIKSGIKSFQNLRTNIESISNNLKLHFYQKKMNETYQENISALENIVFSSSPVITINTNCRDEGNDVLRRLELTPIEGAHRSLFSRYKRQHGNTNLSVSQLRTNLLVSRINFDDTLSLNNSDKISQAHSYIPKTNLLSTKHTGKYSRLFLSYAKKPGEKVGNCSISSIPHSIKANSTTMTNTEGEIHNMSQFSLRNTTKSFFDLREVIIPEKFNTINQLKSQYVFKETNNLHNDQYEMDNETEDDNLTNIKDNVSINVKDVSKKRRSISDLVQRYKKVLEITKENIGCEN, from the exons atgacaataaacaCGTATTTTTATCGCAATGTACTTCTTTTAACGCAAGTAATTCCAACGAGTAATGAGTTTAAACTACACTTTCATGAG ggaaTGTTTGACAAACCTAATACAATTGGATTTATGCATGTTTCTCAATATTTATTGACAATATATGATTTAGAgcgttttaaaaaattaattcagtGGCCAGTAACATGCAAAAAAACAGAAGtcaaatatcgtaataatgtgaaagattatttaaatcaaatagCAAATGAAAACCTTGATATCGATTTTCCTCCTATTCTTACTTCTTATTTGGTTCGTGCTCATGGtacaaaatttacaattattatgtGGAAACTTTCTATAGTAGTGTTAAGAACTtacattaagaaaaatt ACGAcccaaatattttttatgcacCACGTCTAGGTCCTACAaaagaattgataaaaataactctccaaggaataaataaagatatgatTTCCAGCGTCATGTCTCATcatagaaatatgaaaaaaatgaaagaaacatctaaaattattatggc ggaagaaaaagaaaccttAGCTAATATAAAACAAGAACTTTTTGAAAACAAACAATCCATGTTAAATCTGACATCTAATGCTCCGGTTGACTCGAGCATAAAAGAGTGCTTAGctaatattgaaaatacagaaattatacaat tatggaaacaaaatataactgaaaatttatcatatataagaaggaaacaaaagattttcaaagatGTACAAATTCttagtaataaaattactaaTATGATTACTAGTATAATTGGTGGTGCAGAGATATTAGATGCACAGCAAGTTGTAAAAATACATTCGTCTACAATTGCGCTGCTTCCACTATCAACAAATATACAG TATCTTCTTcatcatttgtatataaatgataaattaatgttacgtaattttattgaattattgaattttttgttGTGCCAAGCATACCAATGCTTAAAGAAAAATGGCTTGAAAGATTTATCTAAGTGCCTTGTACAAATAGAAGCTAGCCAGGAAGATATAAAATCAggaataaaatcatttcaGAATTTAAGAACAAACATAGAaagtatttcaaataatttaaaattacacttttatcaaaaaaaaatgaatgaaaccTATCAAGAAAACATTTCAGCATtggaaaatattgttttttcttcatctccagttataacaattaataccAATTGTCGCGATGAAGGAAATGATGTATTAAGGAGATTAGAACTTACACCAATAGaag gTGCACACAGATCATTATTTTCCAGATATAAACGACAACATGGCAATACTAATTTATCTGTTTCTCAATTGAGAACAAATTTGTTAGTATCACGAATTAATTTTGATGATACTTTGTCTTTaaataatagtgataaaatTTCACAAGCTCACTCGTATATAcctaaaacaaatttattatcaactaAACATACAGGGAAATATTCACGTTTATTTTTGTCATATGCAAAGAAACCCGGTGagaaag TAGGTAACTGTAGTATAAGCTCTATACCACATTCTATAAAAGCTAATTCTACTACTATGACAAATACAGAAGGagaaatacataatatgtCACAATTTAGTCTTAGAAATACTACAAAGAGCTTTTTTGATCTTAGAGAAGTAATAATAcctgaaaaatttaatacaataaatcaattaaaatctcAATATGTTTTCAAAGAGACTAACAATTTACATAATGATCAATATGAAATGGATAATGAAACTGAAGATGATAATCTAACCAATATTAAAGACAATGTGTCTATCAATGTTAAAGAcgtatcaaaaaaaagaagatccaTCAGTGATTTAGTACAACGTTATAAAAAAGTATTGGAAATtactaaagaaaatatagggTGTGAGAAttag
- the LOC124949850 gene encoding uncharacterized protein LOC124949850 isoform X2, whose translation MTINTYFYRNVLLLTQVIPTSNEFKLHFHEGMFDKPNTIGFMHVSQYLLTIYDLERFKKLIQWPVTCKKTEVKYRNNVKDYLNQIANENLDIDFPPILTSYLVRAHGTKFTIIMWKLSIVVLRTYIKKNYDPNIFYAPRLGPTKELIKITLQGINKDMISSVMSHHRNMKKMKETSKIIMAEEKETLANIKQELFENKQSMLNLTSNAPVDSSIKECLANIENTEIIQLWKQNITENLSYIRRKQKIFKDVQILSNKITNMITSIIGGAEILDAQQVVKIHSSTIALLPLSTNIQYLLHHLYINDKLMLRNFIELLNFLLCQAYQCLKKNGLKDLSKCLVQIEASQEDIKSGIKSFQNLRTNIESISNNLKLHFYQKKMNETYQENISALENIVFSSSPVITINTNCRDEGNDVLRRLELTPIEGAHRSLFSRYKRQHGNTNLSVSQLRTNLLVSRINFDDTLSLNNSDKISQAHSYIPKTNLLSTKHTGKYSRLFLSYAKKPGEKGNCSISSIPHSIKANSTTMTNTEGEIHNMSQFSLRNTTKSFFDLREVIIPEKFNTINQLKSQYVFKETNNLHNDQYEMDNETEDDNLTNIKDNVSINVKDVSKKRRSISDLVQRYKKVLEITKENIGCEN comes from the exons atgacaataaacaCGTATTTTTATCGCAATGTACTTCTTTTAACGCAAGTAATTCCAACGAGTAATGAGTTTAAACTACACTTTCATGAG ggaaTGTTTGACAAACCTAATACAATTGGATTTATGCATGTTTCTCAATATTTATTGACAATATATGATTTAGAgcgttttaaaaaattaattcagtGGCCAGTAACATGCAAAAAAACAGAAGtcaaatatcgtaataatgtgaaagattatttaaatcaaatagCAAATGAAAACCTTGATATCGATTTTCCTCCTATTCTTACTTCTTATTTGGTTCGTGCTCATGGtacaaaatttacaattattatgtGGAAACTTTCTATAGTAGTGTTAAGAACTtacattaagaaaaatt ACGAcccaaatattttttatgcacCACGTCTAGGTCCTACAaaagaattgataaaaataactctccaaggaataaataaagatatgatTTCCAGCGTCATGTCTCATcatagaaatatgaaaaaaatgaaagaaacatctaaaattattatggc ggaagaaaaagaaaccttAGCTAATATAAAACAAGAACTTTTTGAAAACAAACAATCCATGTTAAATCTGACATCTAATGCTCCGGTTGACTCGAGCATAAAAGAGTGCTTAGctaatattgaaaatacagaaattatacaat tatggaaacaaaatataactgaaaatttatcatatataagaaggaaacaaaagattttcaaagatGTACAAATTCttagtaataaaattactaaTATGATTACTAGTATAATTGGTGGTGCAGAGATATTAGATGCACAGCAAGTTGTAAAAATACATTCGTCTACAATTGCGCTGCTTCCACTATCAACAAATATACAG TATCTTCTTcatcatttgtatataaatgataaattaatgttacgtaattttattgaattattgaattttttgttGTGCCAAGCATACCAATGCTTAAAGAAAAATGGCTTGAAAGATTTATCTAAGTGCCTTGTACAAATAGAAGCTAGCCAGGAAGATATAAAATCAggaataaaatcatttcaGAATTTAAGAACAAACATAGAaagtatttcaaataatttaaaattacacttttatcaaaaaaaaatgaatgaaaccTATCAAGAAAACATTTCAGCATtggaaaatattgttttttcttcatctccagttataacaattaataccAATTGTCGCGATGAAGGAAATGATGTATTAAGGAGATTAGAACTTACACCAATAGaag gTGCACACAGATCATTATTTTCCAGATATAAACGACAACATGGCAATACTAATTTATCTGTTTCTCAATTGAGAACAAATTTGTTAGTATCACGAATTAATTTTGATGATACTTTGTCTTTaaataatagtgataaaatTTCACAAGCTCACTCGTATATAcctaaaacaaatttattatcaactaAACATACAGGGAAATATTCACGTTTATTTTTGTCATATGCAAAGAAACCCGGTGagaaag GTAACTGTAGTATAAGCTCTATACCACATTCTATAAAAGCTAATTCTACTACTATGACAAATACAGAAGGagaaatacataatatgtCACAATTTAGTCTTAGAAATACTACAAAGAGCTTTTTTGATCTTAGAGAAGTAATAATAcctgaaaaatttaatacaataaatcaattaaaatctcAATATGTTTTCAAAGAGACTAACAATTTACATAATGATCAATATGAAATGGATAATGAAACTGAAGATGATAATCTAACCAATATTAAAGACAATGTGTCTATCAATGTTAAAGAcgtatcaaaaaaaagaagatccaTCAGTGATTTAGTACAACGTTATAAAAAAGTATTGGAAATtactaaagaaaatatagggTGTGAGAAttag
- the LOC124949850 gene encoding uncharacterized protein LOC124949850 isoform X4, with protein MTINTYFYRNVLLLTQVIPTSNEFKLHFHEGMFDKPNTIGFMHVSQYLLTIYDLERFKKLIQWPVTCKKTEVKYRNNVKDYLNQIANENLDIDFPPILTSYLVRAHGTKFTIIMWKLSIVVLRTYIKKNYDPNIFYAPRLGPTKELIKITLQGINKDMISSVMSHHRNMKKMKETSKIIMAEEKETLANIKQELFENKQSMLNLTSNAPVDSSIKECLANIENTEIIQLWKQNITENLSYIRRKQKIFKDVQILSNKITNMITSIIGGAEILDAQQVVKIHSSTIALLPLSTNIQYLLHHLYINDKLMLRNFIELLNFLLCQAYQCLKKNGLKDLSKCLVQIEASQEDIKSGIKSFQNLRTNIESISNNLKLHFYQKKMNETYQENISALENIVFSSSPVITINTNCRDEGNDVLRRLELTPIEGAHRSLFSRYKRQHGNTNLSVSQLRTNLLVSRINFDDTLSLNNSDKISQAHSYIPKTNLLSTKHTGKYSRLFLSYAKKPGNCSISSIPHSIKANSTTMTNTEGEIHNMSQFSLRNTTKSFFDLREVIIPEKFNTINQLKSQYVFKETNNLHNDQYEMDNETEDDNLTNIKDNVSINVKDVSKKRRSISDLVQRYKKVLEITKENIGCEN; from the exons atgacaataaacaCGTATTTTTATCGCAATGTACTTCTTTTAACGCAAGTAATTCCAACGAGTAATGAGTTTAAACTACACTTTCATGAG ggaaTGTTTGACAAACCTAATACAATTGGATTTATGCATGTTTCTCAATATTTATTGACAATATATGATTTAGAgcgttttaaaaaattaattcagtGGCCAGTAACATGCAAAAAAACAGAAGtcaaatatcgtaataatgtgaaagattatttaaatcaaatagCAAATGAAAACCTTGATATCGATTTTCCTCCTATTCTTACTTCTTATTTGGTTCGTGCTCATGGtacaaaatttacaattattatgtGGAAACTTTCTATAGTAGTGTTAAGAACTtacattaagaaaaatt ACGAcccaaatattttttatgcacCACGTCTAGGTCCTACAaaagaattgataaaaataactctccaaggaataaataaagatatgatTTCCAGCGTCATGTCTCATcatagaaatatgaaaaaaatgaaagaaacatctaaaattattatggc ggaagaaaaagaaaccttAGCTAATATAAAACAAGAACTTTTTGAAAACAAACAATCCATGTTAAATCTGACATCTAATGCTCCGGTTGACTCGAGCATAAAAGAGTGCTTAGctaatattgaaaatacagaaattatacaat tatggaaacaaaatataactgaaaatttatcatatataagaaggaaacaaaagattttcaaagatGTACAAATTCttagtaataaaattactaaTATGATTACTAGTATAATTGGTGGTGCAGAGATATTAGATGCACAGCAAGTTGTAAAAATACATTCGTCTACAATTGCGCTGCTTCCACTATCAACAAATATACAG TATCTTCTTcatcatttgtatataaatgataaattaatgttacgtaattttattgaattattgaattttttgttGTGCCAAGCATACCAATGCTTAAAGAAAAATGGCTTGAAAGATTTATCTAAGTGCCTTGTACAAATAGAAGCTAGCCAGGAAGATATAAAATCAggaataaaatcatttcaGAATTTAAGAACAAACATAGAaagtatttcaaataatttaaaattacacttttatcaaaaaaaaatgaatgaaaccTATCAAGAAAACATTTCAGCATtggaaaatattgttttttcttcatctccagttataacaattaataccAATTGTCGCGATGAAGGAAATGATGTATTAAGGAGATTAGAACTTACACCAATAGaag gTGCACACAGATCATTATTTTCCAGATATAAACGACAACATGGCAATACTAATTTATCTGTTTCTCAATTGAGAACAAATTTGTTAGTATCACGAATTAATTTTGATGATACTTTGTCTTTaaataatagtgataaaatTTCACAAGCTCACTCGTATATAcctaaaacaaatttattatcaactaAACATACAGGGAAATATTCACGTTTATTTTTGTCATATGCAAAGAAACCCG GTAACTGTAGTATAAGCTCTATACCACATTCTATAAAAGCTAATTCTACTACTATGACAAATACAGAAGGagaaatacataatatgtCACAATTTAGTCTTAGAAATACTACAAAGAGCTTTTTTGATCTTAGAGAAGTAATAATAcctgaaaaatttaatacaataaatcaattaaaatctcAATATGTTTTCAAAGAGACTAACAATTTACATAATGATCAATATGAAATGGATAATGAAACTGAAGATGATAATCTAACCAATATTAAAGACAATGTGTCTATCAATGTTAAAGAcgtatcaaaaaaaagaagatccaTCAGTGATTTAGTACAACGTTATAAAAAAGTATTGGAAATtactaaagaaaatatagggTGTGAGAAttag
- the LOC124949851 gene encoding nuclear receptor 2C2-associated protein isoform X2, giving the protein MKCLRVSSVINKDNRNYGKKYMFDDSNETCWNSDAGTQQWIIINFEKTCIISGFEIEFQGGFAGKDCYVEIDDSNGSIVIAEPFFPKDTNGVQCFVLKTTVTGKSFKLLFNESTDLFGRIIIYKLSICS; this is encoded by the exons atgaaatgcTTAAg GGTTAGTTcggtaataaataaagataatcgaaattatggaaaaaaatatatgtttgatGATTCCAATGAAACATGTTGGAATTCTGACGct GGCACACAACaatggataataattaattttgaaaaaacttGTATTATATCTGGatttgaaattgaatttcAAGGTGGCTTCGCTGGAAAAGATTGTTATGTAGAAATTGATGACAGTAATGGTAGCATAGTTATTGCTGAACCCTTTTTCCCGAAAGATACAAATGGAGTTCAATGTTTTGTATTGAAAACTACAGTTACAGgaaaatctttcaaattaCTATTTAATGAAAGCACAGATCTTTTTGGTAggattatcatttataaattatctatatGTTCATGA
- the LOC124949851 gene encoding nuclear receptor 2C2-associated protein isoform X1 has translation MTNLLKECKFDCRVSSVINKDNRNYGKKYMFDDSNETCWNSDAGTQQWIIINFEKTCIISGFEIEFQGGFAGKDCYVEIDDSNGSIVIAEPFFPKDTNGVQCFVLKTTVTGKSFKLLFNESTDLFGRIIIYKLSICS, from the exons atgacaaatttATTGAAGGAATGCAAATTCGATTGTAG GGTTAGTTcggtaataaataaagataatcgaaattatggaaaaaaatatatgtttgatGATTCCAATGAAACATGTTGGAATTCTGACGct GGCACACAACaatggataataattaattttgaaaaaacttGTATTATATCTGGatttgaaattgaatttcAAGGTGGCTTCGCTGGAAAAGATTGTTATGTAGAAATTGATGACAGTAATGGTAGCATAGTTATTGCTGAACCCTTTTTCCCGAAAGATACAAATGGAGTTCAATGTTTTGTATTGAAAACTACAGTTACAGgaaaatctttcaaattaCTATTTAATGAAAGCACAGATCTTTTTGGTAggattatcatttataaattatctatatGTTCATGA